gaaaaaaaatataaaaattagcaaAATAGCTCCAAGAGAGCTGGTTAGAGTAACTAGTTGCTACGACTTTAAGACATGGTATTTTAACTATATCGTGCTGTGGACCGTGTTAACCACAGCGCGGCTGGAGATGCGCCTTGCTTCTTTGCCATGTGGACGATGCACCAGGCAATTCACATTCTGTCGCCTACCGGGTTCCTGGCATCCCTTTGTCATAAAGATACAAATGCTGGGACCTGCCCTTTGTTAAATCATCTACATGGAGTGCTTATAGCTAAGTATTTACAGGTGATGAAACTAATCAAATGGAAATCAAACTTCGGTTGTAGAAAGATATTTGAAAGAACCATGAAAAATTGTAGGTAGTGTTCTGTTTGGCGTTTTCCTTTCATGCCTGTGAGGGGGAAGTTCGGAAGTCTCAGTGAGAGCAGCTCTGGCTTccccatttttttcctctgtgacaTTGCTCTTATTGGAATGTAAAGAATACAATGATCCTGAAACATCTAGGCTCCATCTCTTTCTTATACCCCCTTCTGATCATTTAGGTGTTTGCAATGACCTGAAGCACACATGAAGCACACTGATTTTGCATTTCCCATACAATTAcaatttaaatggtgttgacatcATGCACAAAACATTTATTAATGGATGTTTTAAAAAGGTTTCAAATGGAGTCGTTGAAACTatgtttgaaactttttttttttaaccgatGCCACACTTTCCTTTTCTCAGGTTCATGTGGCAGGATGATAAACAGAGGTCCTAAGTGagcttgtttttaaatgtaagtgGCATTCGAATACACTGGGAGCTTTCAAGAGCCATGTCGAAGTGCTGGCTAAAAATCTAAGTGCTTGTCCATTTCATCGCTTTCCTAGGCTGTGAACAGCTCATGGAACACCAGGTGTTAAAAGTtacagctgttaaaaataatccCCCTTATATTTGTGGAAGCCTTCCTGCAAACACAGTTTTCCATTGGATTTggcaaaggttttgttttgttttgttttttttctctctctaatgATATCTGTCCAAAACAAGGATGGTGAGACTGAGCGAATGAATACTCTTCCCTTCAAGAGGAGCTGTATTTATTGCTGGAACGGAAGTTGTCATATCCGTGCTCATTAGCTTTGAACTTCAAGCAGGACTGCTTTTCCTCCAAGGACTGTTTTTCCTCAAACGTTTGGCACCAGCAGCACAGGCAGGACTGTAGAAAACAGAACAACTGGTCACGTGTTTACTCGTCACAGGGTCGCTACTCTTCGCGCTCCCGGGGCTCTGACTACTCTTCGCGCTCCCGGGGCTCTGACTCTTCTTGCAAGTGTGGGGTTCTTGGTCCCTTTCTTCCCACACCCTCTCATTTCCCCCTTAAAATTGATGCAGTTAAAGTCAGCAAGATGACTCTGTGAGTGAAATCATTTACTACTTGCAATCCTGATGAACTGAGCGTGAGAGGCTCTACTTGGGCTTATACATTTATGTAACTTGTGTACATGCCCTGTTACGTGATTTTTGTCACTTGATGCAGACACAGGCCCCTCTCCATGTCCCTGAGTTTAATTTTGTCATGCTGTTTTAAGACACATGCTGTTATCCCATGGCCCTTTCAATATTATTATGCAATACGTTCATAAAGGGTGCAAGcatcttgatttcattttttttctacttttcactggagttttaaaagttttaaaacattgttcattctgtttattttatgatAGACTATGAGTCTATCCTTTTTGTATTATGATAAACTATATGTTCAGAGAAACAGCAGGTTTTCTGCTCTGTAAAGAAAGGAGTTGATTTTGATAAAAGTTCTCTTCTACTCCTAATGTCAGGGTTGTGATTGGACAAagaaatttttaacttttttagtGTTTACAATGAAATGAATTTTGGTTTTCAAATAACGAAATACCAAAGACAATAGCTCATTCTCATGTGAGGAGAAGCATATTTTACTCGGTGTTGTATTATTGAGAGAATTAATGGATGGATAGGTGCCATATTGCCAACATCTGAGTGAGATATAATTACATTCTACATGGAGCAACATATCGCCGCTATCTACAGAAGGTAGAAAAGTAGAAATGCTTTTAATCTTTTTATAGTtgctgttcatgtgtgtgtctgtggggggtgggggctgtgatGTGTGTGCCAAAGAAAGCCACTGAGTGTCCTAACCTGTCCCCCTCCACCATGTTCTTTTAAGACATGATCTCCTACTGAACTAGGCTAGTATTTTCAGAGCCCCATCCAGCCATCCTCTTGTTCCATTCCTCTCTAGTACTAGAGCTATAGGCATGTGAGCAGCTAcatctgatctctctctctctctctctctctctctctctctctctctctctctcggggcATTGTTACAtaaatcaggttggccttgaagtcacagagacctgcctgcctctgccttccaattgctgggattaaaggcatctgccactgTGCCCAGAACAGCATGCTTGACTTTTCACACGTGTTCTGCAGACTTAAACTTGGACCCTCCTGCAGAGCAAACACTCTCACTTGCTGAGGCATCTTCTAGCCCTTGACTTTATTTCCATAGCCCATAAGAAAAGACAATTAACTTGTTTATAACAGACATAGTAGTCGAACAATAATAAAACGTCTACCAAAATCAGAGGGACAATGCATTCAGCTATGTTCCAATCTTACTTCCCTGCATGACACACATTATCAGTGCATGTGATTCTGTCAATAGGAGCAATTCCAACAGTATTGCTGAGTGGCTAAAGCATGGGTGATTACTGATAAGGATTTGCAAGCAAATATTTACTATAGTGCTTTTTATACAAAAGTGATATTTAAAAATGTCCTATATCGTGCAACACAGGGAAATTAGCAATTTGCCAATCTTCTCTAGATAGAAATATTAGTGGTTCTGAAAGCCTATATTTGATGCCAGACCACAGGAAACACTTTATTTTAGATTGTTCTCTTACCTTAAAGCAGTTTTTGAATCTTTTGCTCACCAAATACAGAGCGATTGGATTGATGCAGGAATTCAAAGAAGCCATGTTGATAGCAATGTAgtccaaaaccaacaaaaagctGCAAGAAGCCCAAAATGTGTCTCTATAAATTATGTTTCCTCAAGTATATATTTAATGTACACCTTTGTGTTTTcatgaagaaaaccaaaatcCCCCATACCCAATGGTTTGAGTTTCACCACTACTTCGCTAGTGCAGGTCGCTGTCTTCGcttctctgcctgcctttctctctctcgttCACTCTCTGTCATCTACACTGCCCTCTCCTACCTTTACTTCCATATCCAGTTCTCCTTTTGGAAATACAGTTCTCATTTGGAAGAGATGAGACTTTCGGAAAAGCGAGGGTTTGCAGGCATCATGAAGATCTGATACAGAGGTGTATAGATAGAGCTGATACTTTTTGTCTTGCCATTCACTCATCATTTGACAACCCTGTGCCTATAGCCCACAGTTTTCTTGCATCCCTTTTACTCATCCATCTAAAACAGGGGTGAAGGTAAAATTGTGAGTCTTAATGGTCTCTAAAGATACGAAAATCATATTCTTTCTGCTTGTTCGGAGGACTGATGGGGAGACATCTGAGTGGAAATTACATACTTATTTcagcttttttcttctcttaaaattTAAGCTAACATTCGGATCAGTGAGCTCCATCATAGAGTgatcacacatgtcctcacacgtGACTCCTATTCACCCCTCTTCCTCagcaccctcccctcccctctgtctcATGCTTGTTGGCCTCCCTTCCCCCCAAGAGTCACCACTTTTTATGGCACATGTGTCCCGTTCCATTGTATTCTATCTTTCTTACCTCAGAAGTTCACATCGGTGTGGATCATTCTCGTCATAAAGAGTGAACTTCAGAATCCTGCTGAGGTGAAGgggaagccagcagagggcaaACACGAGAACCAGGCAGAAGACTGTCTTGGCCACTTCTCGTCTCTGAAACAGGACCACAAGCCCTTATAAAGccattggtattcacagcacataCTCTCCCCAGACAGGATATCTCACAGTATTTACCAAACCAAAGACTCAGGTCAGTGAGCATCCAATTAGACAGCGTGAATGAGAATTAAAGTTGTTAGGGattcatctttaaaaagtaagggtttggggtggatggacagatggttcagcagctCAGAGCACTAGTTGCTTTTCAAAGGGCATAGGTTCAATTTGCAGAACTCACATAGTGGCGCTCAACCATCAATCACCTCAGTCCAAGAGGATTTGATGCCCCTTGTGAGCTCTATGGGTACCAGGCCTGGGGTGCAGATGggtgtaggcaaaacattcatccAACACAAAATAAGTCTAAAATTATATATTGTACAAACatgctatatatgtatgtatgagtatgtgtgtgagtgtgtgtgtgagaggtgtgtgtgtatgtctgtgagtgtgtgtgtgagtgtgtgcatgtgtgtgtgtgtatatgtgtgtgtgtgaatgtgtgtatgtttcaGACTGGACAAGGTAgtgcaggtctgtaatcccatcatttgggaggcagaagcagaaggatttgATGTTGCAGGACATccttgaattcaaggctagcctgggctacctgaccttctgtcttaaaacaaaacaacagcaaaaggtaATGGTTGTCCCTAAATCCTTTTAGGTAATAGACTTTTAGTCTCTGAATAATTAATACAaaatgcctttttattataaaaatagcaaaatgaaggaagaaagtgaaAGTGCTCCAGTGTCTGATTTAGTTAATCACCATCCTCACCTCTGTGAGGATGCCACAATCATCACGGCCACGGCTCACCAGGTCCTTGTATTCTCTTACCTGCTTTAAGAGGTCATTTAAAGCGATCTGCACGCCACTCTTCTTTCTCAGCATTTCACAGGTCATCAAGGTATAAAAGATCGCTGTAATGGCTAGTGGCAAGCAGAAGTAGAAACTGAACAGCCACCAGTCTTTGGCTGTCTTGTAAAACTATAGGGAAGAGAGAATTTTTATGATTaacatcttcttttttaaaaaaataaaaaccttatatATCAAATGTCAACTAAAAACAACATAAGTTCATAAAAGTAGGATGATTTTTGTAACACATCTTTCATACATTTCTTAAGCTATATCTATTAAACACATAGCTAAAGCCCTGCACTAAGTAAAATGACATTACAGGATATATTTCAATTCTTTGGGACAGTATAGTGAGATTTAATCATAATTCCTATGTGAAGATAAAACAATGGATGACCAAATACCTCAAATTTTAAGTACTATTGGTGTTAAGTATGTAAACCCATCACAGTGCTTGGGAGATGCTTTCCCTTGCTACTAAGCATGTTTAGAGTGAGAAACGGGTGTGAACAGATCTGCCCTAGCCACTTAGATCTGTGGCATATACATGTAATGCCAATTTAGAAAATGCTTGTGTGTTTTATCTTTCCTGTGTTCCTTTCTGCTGCTACTTTTTCAAAACATTATCAATGCAGCTATATCCACGCTAGAAAGGATTTTGTGTCCCGATGTTGTGCTCCACTTTTAGTAAACAACAACctcattttccattttacttcTGCATTTGCCTTTGTTCTTTTACTTATTACTGAATGCATAGTTCATAAAGTTTATAAGCTTTgtccatgtaaaataaaaaaaaattggttcaaCCCCTTTTGTACTAACCATTTTCTGttgaaaaaccttttttttttctccaagactgggtttctctgtagctttggagcctgtcctggaatttccacactggcctcgaactcacagagatctgcctatctctgccttttgagtgctcagattaaaggtatgcaccagcaCTGCCCCACTGACAAATCTCTTGTACTTAGGATCTGTCTTTTAGAGACTAATATCCCCTTTCTTTCCCTATTTTCTGATCAAAAGTTCTTTAACAGATAGccaaaattatacatatatttattaattatataatatatattttatatgcaattATAAATCAATATACATATTAACAATGTAGGTATGAAGGGGCTGGTTGGTATTCTAAATCCATACTATCAGGTATCTTCTATTTAAACATAGCTTAAACCATCTGTTTCTCTGACAATGTTGGGTTGTCTTCTGTAGGTTATACAACAGTGTCTATCTTCCTGGGACTTTAGTTACAAATGTTATAAAGCCACAGCCATTCTTGTAGGAATCTGATCTATCTGGATCCCTGCTACCTAGGGTATTCCTGGAGAGGTAATTACCCTGATTCTTGCAGTGGGGTCACTAGTAATGCTTAACCTCACAGTCTTGGGATCCAAACTCTTAATTTATGCCAAAGGTAGGCATAAATCAATAGCTTACCAAGGTGGGGAACTAGGGGAAATAGTTAAATATTTATAAGGAAAGTGCAGGAAGCAAAAGCAAAGTACACTTACCTGCATGAAGGCTGTTTTCTGAACcggaagaagcaggcagacccTTAGAGGCTTTTCTCTGTAGTCTGTCTTAATCACATCAAAACCTATGGCTTCAGGGACAGCCAGAACCACAGAGACAAcccaaattaaaacaatttctaCTGCTGTCCATTTTGGAACTCCAGTTTCTTTAATTCGACTCCAAGAAGCAACAGCTCGATATCTGAAGATGTAAACAGAGTTATATTTTAAGCAGGTGGAGAGCTTGATTTTATTGAACTGCGCAGCTTACCCCCTCCGTAATATAGCAGTTATACGGTGTGTAGGATCTCCTTGGCCTAAGAACGGACTCTTACCTGTCAATACTCAGAGCGCATAGACTTAGCACGGTGATCCCCACAGAAGCCTTCTGTATGAAGGGCACGAGCTTACACATCTCCGATCCAAATGGCCAATCTACCACCAGCAGCTGCGTAGAGGAGACATGAAGTTCTGTTAGCGCGGCTTTCGCGAGGCTGCATCTGAACTCATCCCTCGGTGCAGGTGACTAACAGGCAGAACAAAGGACTACCCTTTGAAAAGCACCGGTGACCACATGTAAAACAGGAGACTATGTTCAGGATAACACACGCGCAGCCAGTTTGTGAGGTCATTGTGTGTGGACGGTGGTTTTGTCAGGGTCTCATCAGCTAGACCCATGACCCCAGTTGCCTAATATTCCTTTAGAAAATAGAACCTGCATATTTCATAAAGCCTCCAACCTTAGGTCAGGACCATGTTAAAATATGTTtactaaacaaaaaggaaaatggtttTGTGTGAAGACTGGACTTCCCTAGCAGGCAGCACTCTGGAGATACTCAAAGTCGGTCTCCTTCTTATCAGTAGTCAGTTTTCTTGGCTAACTTAGCCAGAGGAGCCACATGGCTCCTTGAACACACTAGGTGTCTGCCCACTGCAGGGTATTTGGTCTATGCCATTCTCTATCCCACCGTCTTCTCACAACAGAGAGGCGTGCCTTCTCTCACCTCCTTCAGGTCTCGCTCAGATCTCCTCTCCCCATAGGACCTACCTAGATCACACTGCTACTCTAGCTACTGACCAGACCTCCTCTTTCACCCTCCTCCCGGTTTCCTTTTATTACGGCTCTTCCTCTtactgtaaataaaaaaaaaaaatattttattacttgttTAGCTTTGCTGTCTGACTCTCTGGAGTGTGAGACAGTATGAGTTCCTCAATTGCTTCCAATAGTGTCTGACACACTGCAGGAGCTTGGCAAATATTCATGCTGCTAAAACACATAGATACTGAGCAAAAGGTTGtggttttttctctttccatatatatgtgtgtatttcccTTTATTGGGCTTCAACATCTACTATTAAACATAGCCGTTTTCCTTCTTAGACACCGGGTGCCCATGGTAAATGAATCTCTTAAGGTAGACATCTGGATCTAATcatgatattttgaaaataaagaaaaatatttataatctaatggttttaaaagctatttttttaaaaataactttacaaaAGTGAGATCTGTTCTGAAACACCATTGGCTATTTCTGCCCTTTTACTGATTGTGATACTCTGACGAGCTTGCCAGGCTGGGCTGATTGTTCTGTAACCTGCACGGGCACCACAGGTTACAGTGTGTGTCTCATTAAGACTGAGATGGGAAGAATGAACCCAAGACAGGTTTGATTTCTAAACTGGTTTTGAAAAAGTTACACAGACACATGGAACGAAAGTTGGGAGACTTTCTACATACGTACTTTATGTAGGGGGTTGGAAACGTACGGGGACAGGCACATTCACAGTAAAGGGTGAGCTAATGCAAGTCAGTCATTGGTGTCAGGGAGGTCGTGGGAGTGGTGGGGTCTGGGTTCGTCTCTGTCTGACAAGCATCATGTGCTATCTGTTAAGGAACCTCGAATAGAAAACTTCCTTAATTTTTCTAAAGAAGGCAGAAATTGCAATTTTTATATGAAATTGCATAATGAATAAAAGGTTTcagttaattaacattttaaaagacaatattATATGTCTATTAACTAAATAGATTCTACAACATGTAATACAGCTTCTGTATTAGTTAATCGACTCatgatt
Above is a window of Microtus pennsylvanicus isolate mMicPen1 chromosome 15, mMicPen1.hap1, whole genome shotgun sequence DNA encoding:
- the Ednrb gene encoding endothelin receptor type B — its product is MQPPANQRGRALVALLLACGLLGVWGEERGFPPAQATPSLLETEEVMTPPTKTSWTRGSNSSLTRSSAPAEVTKGGKVNEVSARSFPPPCLQTVEINKTFKYINTIVSCLVFVLGIIGNSTLLRIIYKNKCMRNGPNILIASLALGDLLHIIIDIPISVYKLLVVDWPFGSEMCKLVPFIQKASVGITVLSLCALSIDRYRAVASWSRIKETGVPKWTAVEIVLIWVVSVVLAVPEAIGFDVIKTDYREKPLRVCLLLPVQKTAFMQFYKTAKDWWLFSFYFCLPLAITAIFYTLMTCEMLRKKSGVQIALNDLLKQRREVAKTVFCLVLVFALCWLPLHLSRILKFTLYDENDPHRCELLSFLLVLDYIAINMASLNSCINPIALYLVSKRFKNCFKSCLCCWCQTFEEKQSLEEKQSCLKFKANEHGYDNFRSSNKYSSS